From Shewanella yunxiaonensis, the proteins below share one genomic window:
- a CDS encoding exonuclease domain-containing protein, with translation MAFWQQLYFGWRAFRSPPLLQDYYQRLGPLFSMPLAEVPLVAVDMEMTGLNPLTDQIISVGLVPIFQQRLQLGDAEHRLVGISGSVGQSAVIHGIVDRHLEQQVLDQQSLLRWILQQTQGKLMIFHHAPLDLAFLSMLAQRTVNHPLQFPVIDTLQIDRHRLLRDRHILPQGSLRLGACRKRYQLPVYAAHNALMDAIACGELFLAQTASIRPTVPISEFLWWP, from the coding sequence ATGGCATTCTGGCAACAGCTTTATTTTGGCTGGCGAGCTTTCCGGTCACCGCCGTTGCTACAAGATTATTATCAGCGTTTAGGTCCATTATTTTCGATGCCATTGGCTGAGGTGCCGCTGGTTGCGGTGGATATGGAGATGACGGGACTGAATCCGTTAACCGATCAGATAATTTCAGTTGGTTTGGTGCCCATCTTTCAGCAGCGTTTGCAATTAGGTGATGCTGAACACCGATTAGTAGGGATCTCGGGAAGTGTTGGTCAAAGTGCAGTTATCCATGGCATCGTGGACCGCCATCTTGAGCAACAGGTATTAGATCAGCAAAGTTTATTGCGATGGATACTGCAGCAGACCCAGGGAAAGTTGATGATCTTCCATCATGCGCCGTTAGATCTGGCTTTTTTATCCATGCTGGCACAACGTACAGTCAATCATCCGCTGCAGTTCCCGGTGATAGATACCCTACAAATCGATAGACATCGGCTATTGCGAGACCGGCATATTTTACCGCAAGGAAGTTTGCGTTTAGGCGCTTGCCGAAAACGGTATCAACTACCGGTGTATGCCGCACACAATGCGTTGATGGATGCTATCGCCTGCGGTGAACTGTTTCTGGCGCAGACGGCTTCGATTCGTCCAACAGTGCCTATCAGTGAGTTTTTGTGGTGGCCGTAA
- the gmhB gene encoding D-glycero-beta-D-manno-heptose 1,7-bisphosphate 7-phosphatase produces MNRAVFLDRDGVINVDHGYVHQIDDFQYIEGVFDACRELKQQGYKLVVITNQAGIARGLYSEEQFNQLTEWMDWNFADKGVDLDGIYYCPHHPDKGIGEYKQDCDCRKPKPGMIISAERFLKLDLSQSVLVGDKADDMKAGKAAGIPTRILVKSGKAITQEGIDEATVVLDSIADVPRYLASHG; encoded by the coding sequence GTGAACCGAGCTGTATTTTTGGACAGAGATGGCGTGATTAATGTTGACCATGGTTACGTTCATCAGATAGACGATTTCCAATATATCGAAGGTGTCTTTGATGCCTGTCGAGAGCTGAAACAGCAAGGATATAAATTGGTGGTTATCACTAACCAGGCAGGTATTGCGCGTGGCCTGTATAGTGAGGAGCAATTTAATCAGCTGACAGAGTGGATGGATTGGAACTTTGCAGACAAAGGTGTCGATCTGGATGGCATCTATTATTGTCCACACCATCCTGACAAAGGGATTGGTGAATATAAGCAGGATTGTGATTGTCGCAAACCCAAACCCGGAATGATCATAAGTGCCGAACGTTTTTTAAAGTTAGACCTCAGCCAAAGCGTACTTGTGGGTGATAAAGCGGATGACATGAAAGCCGGTAAAGCAGCAGGTATTCCAACTCGCATTTTGGTGAAAAGCGGCAAGGCGATCACGCAAGAAGGTATTGATGAAGCCACTGTTGTTTTGGATTCAATTGCCGATGTGCCTAGGTATTTAGCCTCGCATGGTTAA
- a CDS encoding ATP-binding protein: MQLRLKPKKRLLTRMFLTSLSIIALVGFGLAWMVNILHAQNSYNEETAQLIAEIPQVAAELREHDLIPDTSAWLEENNKQERYVMASCDTNFKQVWTSSLAVDRGLFDICERFNDIRNGTPPYYLNMADKRGYFAYLLSVDIAGVHYNLLVLKDAEKIELEATKFAKRTYLRLALVLVLALLLLISAAYWGMQPLARMRAELQSIIKGKTKSLSAGYPVELEGVTQALNQLLRQSSSQQQRYQNAMNDLAHSLKTRLAAVHAITDDNSLDRQAICEKIMDQVSQMDLLVKYQLKRAMLGRKGLKQIKTPVRPLVDQLTQMLFKVYQDKKVHLTVNVADDLSFPGDEGDLMELCGNLMENAFRLCIAEVRISASMDKTHFMLVVEDDGPGVEEGLKQKIIERGVRADTQSPGQGIGLAVCNEIVSSYGGTLSIEDSDLEGARFSINIPLS, encoded by the coding sequence ATGCAACTAAGATTGAAACCTAAAAAGCGACTTCTCACTCGTATGTTTTTGACTTCATTGTCAATTATTGCATTGGTGGGGTTCGGTCTGGCCTGGATGGTTAATATACTTCATGCCCAAAATAGCTATAACGAAGAAACCGCTCAATTAATTGCGGAGATCCCGCAGGTCGCTGCGGAGTTGCGCGAGCATGACCTGATTCCAGACACCAGCGCCTGGCTTGAGGAAAATAACAAGCAAGAACGTTACGTCATGGCTTCTTGTGATACCAACTTTAAACAAGTTTGGACTTCCTCGCTTGCTGTTGATCGTGGTTTATTTGATATCTGCGAACGCTTTAATGATATTCGTAATGGGACACCGCCCTATTACCTCAATATGGCGGACAAACGAGGTTATTTCGCTTACTTGCTATCTGTTGATATCGCGGGTGTTCACTACAATCTTTTGGTCCTCAAAGATGCCGAAAAAATCGAACTGGAAGCCACTAAATTTGCTAAACGCACCTATCTAAGACTGGCTTTAGTTCTGGTGCTGGCGTTGTTATTACTCATTAGTGCGGCCTATTGGGGAATGCAACCATTAGCCCGCATGAGAGCTGAGTTGCAGTCCATCATAAAAGGGAAAACCAAATCCTTGTCCGCAGGTTATCCTGTGGAACTTGAAGGTGTCACGCAGGCACTGAATCAACTGCTAAGACAATCCAGCTCACAGCAACAACGCTATCAGAATGCGATGAATGACCTGGCCCACAGTTTAAAAACGCGGTTGGCGGCGGTACATGCCATTACCGACGATAACTCGCTGGACCGTCAGGCGATTTGTGAAAAAATCATGGATCAGGTCAGTCAGATGGATCTGTTAGTCAAGTATCAACTGAAACGAGCAATGCTGGGGCGTAAGGGATTAAAACAGATCAAAACGCCGGTTAGACCCTTAGTGGATCAGCTGACGCAAATGTTGTTTAAAGTCTATCAGGATAAAAAGGTACACCTTACAGTTAATGTCGCTGACGATTTAAGTTTTCCTGGTGATGAAGGTGACCTGATGGAGTTATGCGGAAACCTGATGGAAAACGCATTTCGTCTCTGTATCGCTGAGGTGCGCATCAGCGCTAGCATGGATAAAACCCACTTTATGTTAGTGGTTGAAGATGATGGACCAGGGGTAGAAGAAGGTCTTAAGCAAAAAATAATTGAACGTGGCGTACGGGCGGATACTCAATCCCCTGGACAAGGGATTGGTCTGGCGGTGTGCAATGAAATCGTCAGTAGCTATGGTGGTACACTGAGTATTGAAGATTCTGATCTTGAAGGTGCCCGATTCAGTATCAATATCCCATTAAGTTAA
- the corA gene encoding magnesium/cobalt transporter CorA produces MITAYIYQQQQLKIVELSPEDNIPEDTLWLDLFRPDDYERDWLARFSVEEVPDEEDINEIEASARFYQNSDGLHINSLFPQRVGQDVRGVNVSFNLRNNFLLTIREEDVGLIRLLRNYLRLGRIEVVTPQSLFLELFNLKVEYLSDLIEDVYTVLENVSEQVFESAELDDVFKMITLQEDSNGKIRLSLLDTQRSLRYMQKYYRRELSEDELKDMREMLSDIESLMPHSQFIFDKLNFLLDAAMGFSGLQQNKIIKIFSVAAVVFLPPTLIASSYGMNFKHMPELDWFVGYPMAIVMMLASAAGTYFFFRRKGWL; encoded by the coding sequence ATGATTACCGCCTATATCTATCAGCAGCAACAGCTAAAAATTGTTGAGCTTTCACCCGAGGACAATATTCCTGAAGATACACTTTGGCTTGACCTGTTTCGTCCAGATGATTATGAAAGAGACTGGTTAGCGCGCTTTTCTGTTGAAGAAGTTCCAGATGAGGAAGATATCAACGAAATCGAGGCGTCTGCGCGTTTCTATCAAAACAGTGATGGCTTACACATCAACTCATTGTTTCCGCAACGTGTAGGGCAAGATGTTCGCGGCGTGAACGTTTCTTTTAACCTGCGTAATAACTTTTTACTTACTATCCGTGAAGAGGATGTTGGGCTAATCCGATTACTACGTAACTATTTGCGTCTGGGCCGAATCGAGGTCGTGACCCCCCAAAGTTTATTTCTTGAACTGTTTAATCTGAAAGTAGAGTACCTTTCAGACCTCATTGAAGATGTTTACACCGTATTGGAAAACGTCAGCGAGCAGGTATTCGAAAGTGCCGAACTTGATGATGTGTTCAAGATGATCACGTTGCAGGAAGACTCAAACGGAAAAATCCGGTTGAGTTTGTTGGATACCCAGAGATCATTGCGTTATATGCAAAAGTATTATCGTAGAGAATTGAGTGAGGACGAACTCAAAGATATGCGAGAAATGCTGTCAGACATTGAATCATTGATGCCCCATAGTCAGTTTATATTCGATAAATTAAACTTTTTGTTGGACGCTGCAATGGGCTTTAGTGGTCTTCAGCAGAATAAAATCATCAAGATTTTCTCGGTAGCTGCAGTGGTATTTCTGCCACCAACACTTATTGCCAGTAGCTATGGAATGAACTTCAAACACATGCCTGAATTGGACTGGTTTGTTGGATATCCAATGGCTATTGTTATGATGTTGGCAAGTGCGGCAGGAACATACTTTTTCTTCCGCCGCAAGGGCTGGCTGTGA
- a CDS encoding DUF294 nucleotidyltransferase-like domain-containing protein has translation MDETELLPIRNFLAEIAPFNELSAELLEECCRNLSIGYYSKASVAVPLSSENPLLYIVRSGAFEVRNAEGELLDRLGAGDYFGFPSLMSGESISNKVLILEDGLVYHLSLPLFEKLRAGCRAFDRFFNRAYAKRLRHQESHQHHAEVITANRISSLVVMSPISVDHKTPVSDAAKLMRKNRVSSTLVMDNQKLVGILTDRDLRNRVLAEGLNGDVPVYQAMTAKPVTIDANALVFEAMLQMSQHNIHHLPVLDNGDPVGMVTSTDIIRSQSSQPILLIGEIERQQDVDSLIHVSKQIPILLQNLISADARAEEIGRILTSVTDALTRRLIQLHQALLGEPPVAFCWLAFGSQGRQDQMACSDQDNGLLLTHEPNAVENAYFDKLTHAVCAGLNDCGYVFCPGDIMAQNPMWRMSLEQWQQKFSDWVNAPEPKALMHASIFFDMRCVFGPENLFAALQDNVLADTRDNDIFLAALTGNALSETPPLGFFRQFVLERDGSEEKGIDLKHRGSVLINDIARVYALSAGLKEVNTAKRIRVLIAKGILNRKDGLNLADALEFIAHMRLANQGRQYENREQLSNYLKPEELSSLMRHQLRDAFKVVHDAQSALKLKFMRSF, from the coding sequence ATGGATGAAACTGAACTGCTGCCTATTCGTAATTTCCTGGCGGAAATTGCGCCATTTAATGAATTATCTGCTGAGTTGCTGGAGGAATGTTGTCGGAATCTCAGCATTGGATACTACAGCAAGGCGTCAGTAGCGGTACCTCTGAGTTCAGAAAATCCCCTGTTATATATTGTCCGGAGTGGTGCTTTTGAGGTCCGCAACGCTGAAGGGGAGTTACTTGATCGTCTTGGTGCCGGAGACTATTTTGGATTTCCATCGCTAATGTCCGGCGAATCTATCAGTAACAAGGTGCTGATCCTGGAAGATGGCCTTGTTTATCATCTGTCCTTACCCTTATTTGAAAAGCTTCGAGCTGGTTGTCGTGCGTTTGATCGCTTTTTTAACCGCGCTTATGCCAAGCGGTTACGTCATCAAGAATCACATCAACATCATGCAGAGGTGATCACCGCTAATCGCATCAGCAGTTTAGTTGTGATGTCGCCTATCAGTGTGGATCATAAAACGCCAGTAAGTGATGCTGCTAAGTTGATGCGCAAAAATAGGGTGTCATCGACCTTGGTGATGGATAACCAAAAGCTGGTGGGCATTTTGACCGACCGGGATCTACGTAATCGGGTATTGGCTGAAGGACTTAATGGTGATGTTCCGGTCTATCAGGCCATGACAGCCAAACCGGTAACAATTGATGCCAATGCCTTAGTGTTTGAGGCGATGTTACAGATGAGCCAGCACAATATTCATCATCTGCCGGTTCTGGATAATGGCGATCCGGTGGGCATGGTCACCAGTACCGATATTATTCGCAGTCAGTCTTCCCAACCCATTTTATTGATCGGCGAAATTGAGCGGCAGCAAGATGTCGACAGTCTTATTCATGTCAGTAAACAGATCCCCATTTTGCTGCAAAATCTGATCAGTGCCGATGCTCGAGCAGAAGAGATCGGGCGTATTCTCACCAGCGTTACTGATGCATTAACACGCCGATTGATCCAGTTACATCAGGCGCTCTTGGGCGAGCCGCCGGTAGCGTTTTGTTGGCTGGCATTCGGTAGCCAGGGGCGGCAGGATCAAATGGCATGTTCCGATCAAGATAATGGATTGTTATTAACACACGAGCCCAATGCGGTTGAAAATGCCTATTTCGATAAGCTGACTCATGCGGTGTGCGCTGGTCTTAATGATTGCGGGTATGTTTTTTGTCCTGGCGACATTATGGCGCAGAACCCGATGTGGCGGATGTCTCTGGAGCAGTGGCAGCAAAAGTTTTCCGATTGGGTAAATGCACCAGAACCTAAAGCGCTTATGCATGCCAGTATATTTTTCGATATGCGCTGTGTCTTTGGCCCAGAAAACCTGTTTGCGGCGCTTCAAGATAACGTGTTAGCCGATACTCGCGATAACGATATCTTTTTGGCAGCGTTAACAGGTAACGCCCTTAGCGAAACCCCGCCACTAGGGTTCTTCCGGCAATTTGTACTGGAACGTGACGGCTCGGAAGAGAAGGGCATAGACCTTAAACATCGTGGCAGTGTTCTTATTAATGATATTGCCAGGGTTTATGCGTTGTCAGCAGGGCTTAAAGAAGTGAACACCGCTAAACGAATCCGCGTGCTGATAGCGAAGGGTATTCTCAACCGAAAAGATGGTCTGAATCTCGCTGATGCCTTGGAGTTTATTGCACATATGCGCTTAGCCAATCAGGGGCGTCAGTATGAAAACCGTGAGCAGCTCAGTAACTATCTGAAACCTGAAGAGTTGTCTTCACTGATGCGGCATCAATTGCGCGATGCTTTCAAGGTTGTCCACGATGCGCAGTCGGCACTGAAACTCAAATTTATGCGGAGTTTCTGA
- a CDS encoding ketoacyl-ACP synthase III, producing the protein MQYATITGWGKCVPPAILTNDDLATFMDTSDEWIKPRTGISQRHISHVDTSEMATVAAKHALAAAGIDGSELDMIILATASPDTLIPNIASTVQANIGANCAAFDINAACSGFLYGLGLATAQIKSGQCQKVLVVGAERLSFYIDWSRRETAVLFGDGAGAVVLEASDIPGGVLGYELNNDPEGREILKASFGTSMDRYVAESLDFYIQFEGKEIFKRAIHGMSTLSAKVLDKCGLDKDDIDWVIPHQANERIIDTLVHKMKIPPEKAFVNIANYGNTSAATIPIAICDALAKGMIQPGQHILSCAFGAGLTSAAVLLKWGDRVTPVSTSEAALPPCNKTGLEIVEKAINYFCHREPK; encoded by the coding sequence ATGCAGTATGCAACTATTACCGGTTGGGGCAAATGTGTTCCACCAGCCATTCTGACCAATGATGATCTGGCGACCTTCATGGACACATCCGATGAATGGATCAAACCAAGAACTGGCATTAGTCAACGCCATATTAGTCACGTTGATACCTCTGAGATGGCTACCGTTGCCGCCAAACACGCTTTAGCCGCAGCCGGTATTGATGGTAGTGAGCTGGATATGATTATTCTAGCCACCGCCAGTCCGGATACGTTAATCCCCAACATTGCCTCCACCGTGCAAGCGAATATTGGCGCTAACTGCGCTGCCTTTGACATCAATGCAGCCTGTAGTGGTTTTCTATACGGGTTAGGCTTGGCGACCGCTCAAATAAAAAGTGGTCAGTGCCAGAAAGTGCTGGTTGTCGGTGCTGAGCGCCTCAGCTTTTATATCGATTGGTCACGCCGTGAAACTGCAGTGCTATTCGGTGACGGTGCAGGAGCTGTAGTGTTAGAAGCTTCTGATATTCCCGGTGGCGTATTAGGCTATGAGCTGAATAATGACCCGGAAGGCCGCGAGATTCTTAAAGCTAGTTTTGGTACCTCAATGGACCGCTATGTCGCTGAGTCACTGGATTTTTATATTCAGTTTGAAGGCAAAGAAATCTTTAAGCGAGCTATTCATGGTATGAGTACTCTCAGTGCCAAAGTGCTGGATAAATGCGGACTAGATAAGGATGACATTGACTGGGTGATCCCGCATCAGGCTAACGAGCGCATCATTGATACACTGGTGCATAAGATGAAAATCCCGCCAGAAAAAGCATTCGTGAACATTGCCAATTATGGCAATACTTCCGCAGCAACCATACCTATTGCTATCTGTGACGCACTGGCAAAAGGGATGATCCAACCCGGACAACATATTTTGTCATGTGCATTTGGCGCTGGCCTCACCAGTGCTGCAGTACTGCTGAAATGGGGTGATCGGGTAACACCGGTATCAACCTCTGAGGCCGCTTTACCTCCTTGTAATAAAACCGGCTTAGAAATAGTTGAAAAAGCCATCAATTATTTCTGCCATCGCGAACCTAAATAG
- a CDS encoding response regulator, which translates to MRILVVEDDPLLSHHLKVQLSELGNQVQVAGTAKEGFYQATNYPIDVAIVDLGLPDQDGISLIKQLREADLKAPVLILTARVNWQDKVQGLNAGADDYLVKPFQKEELVARLDALVRRSAGFVKPVIQSGELSLDLAAKQVMMGDELMDITAFEYQILEYLMRHNHEVVAKQRLLDVIYGDKEGDPNTIEVMVSRLRKKLSRDGIENPIITIRGQGYKFNLPCN; encoded by the coding sequence ATGAGAATACTGGTAGTTGAAGACGACCCTTTACTGTCTCATCACCTGAAAGTACAGCTGAGTGAGTTGGGTAACCAAGTCCAGGTTGCGGGGACAGCCAAAGAAGGATTCTATCAAGCAACAAATTACCCTATTGATGTTGCTATCGTTGACCTAGGCTTACCAGATCAGGATGGCATTTCACTGATCAAGCAACTGCGCGAAGCTGATCTCAAGGCTCCAGTGTTAATCCTTACCGCGCGAGTTAACTGGCAGGATAAAGTGCAAGGGCTCAACGCTGGTGCAGATGATTACCTTGTTAAGCCTTTCCAAAAAGAAGAATTAGTCGCTAGGCTTGATGCGCTAGTGCGCCGCAGTGCTGGCTTTGTCAAACCTGTCATCCAAAGTGGAGAGTTGTCTTTAGATCTTGCGGCCAAGCAGGTAATGATGGGCGACGAACTCATGGACATTACCGCTTTTGAATATCAGATTTTAGAATATCTGATGCGCCATAATCATGAAGTGGTTGCCAAGCAGCGATTGCTTGATGTGATATATGGTGACAAAGAAGGCGACCCGAACACTATAGAAGTTATGGTCAGCCGTTTACGGAAAAAACTGAGTCGTGATGGGATAGAGAATCCCATTATCACCATTCGCGGCCAAGGTTATAAGTTTAATCTTCCATGCAACTAA
- the shiA gene encoding shikimate transporter, whose protein sequence is MDTTLDSSKCEERMTALMRAKRAAWGSFAGAVVDWYDFLLYGITAALVFNREFFPQISPAMGTLAAFATFGVGFLFRPLGGIIFGHFGDLLGRKRMLMLTVWLMGLSTACIGLLPSFDAIGWWAPVLLVILRAIQGFAVGGEWGGAALLSVENAPAGKKAFYSSGVQVGYGVGLLLSTGLVSLISHYTSDEQFLSWGWRIPFLLSVVLVLAAWWIRNGMDESIEFEQQAKAKNVTTTKRAALPVLEALKSHPGAFLQIIGLRLCELLTMYIVTTFALNYSTNNLGLPRELFLHIGLCVGALSCLTIPLFAIVADKYGRKRVYITGALVGAASAFPFFMALEAHSVAGIIICSLLLANLAHDMVVCVQQPVFTELFGASYRYSGAGVGYQVASVIGGGFTPFIAAALVTYSNGVWHSVAIYLMGGCLLSALVALMMKPSSETQETKAHQPKLSVPEDTMVLPQQAVEKA, encoded by the coding sequence ATGGATACAACACTCGACTCTTCGAAGTGCGAAGAGCGCATGACTGCATTAATGCGTGCCAAGCGCGCCGCTTGGGGTAGCTTTGCCGGAGCAGTCGTGGACTGGTACGATTTTTTACTTTACGGCATTACCGCAGCGTTAGTCTTCAACCGAGAATTCTTTCCACAAATTAGTCCCGCGATGGGCACCCTTGCAGCGTTTGCTACTTTTGGTGTCGGCTTTCTATTTCGTCCGCTCGGCGGCATTATTTTCGGCCATTTTGGCGACCTTTTAGGGCGTAAGCGGATGTTAATGCTTACTGTGTGGCTGATGGGGCTGTCTACTGCCTGCATTGGATTACTGCCGTCTTTTGATGCCATCGGTTGGTGGGCTCCCGTGTTACTGGTCATCCTTCGGGCAATTCAGGGATTTGCGGTAGGCGGTGAATGGGGCGGTGCGGCTTTATTGTCGGTAGAAAATGCCCCTGCCGGGAAAAAAGCGTTTTACAGTAGTGGTGTACAAGTCGGTTATGGAGTGGGACTGTTATTGTCGACAGGCCTCGTGTCATTAATCAGCCACTACACCAGCGATGAACAGTTTTTGAGTTGGGGCTGGCGCATTCCATTCCTGCTGAGTGTTGTATTGGTGCTGGCTGCGTGGTGGATCCGCAATGGCATGGATGAGTCAATTGAGTTTGAACAACAAGCTAAAGCTAAAAATGTCACAACAACGAAACGTGCCGCCTTACCCGTATTAGAAGCGCTGAAAAGTCACCCTGGGGCATTTTTACAGATTATTGGTTTGCGCCTGTGCGAATTATTAACCATGTATATTGTCACCACTTTCGCGTTGAATTACTCCACTAATAACCTCGGATTACCGCGGGAACTGTTCCTGCACATTGGCCTATGTGTGGGGGCATTAAGTTGTCTGACCATTCCGCTGTTCGCAATAGTCGCCGATAAATATGGCCGAAAACGCGTCTATATCACCGGGGCCTTAGTCGGCGCCGCCAGCGCCTTTCCATTTTTCATGGCATTGGAAGCACACTCAGTCGCGGGGATCATCATCTGCTCTCTGCTGCTGGCCAACTTAGCTCACGATATGGTGGTGTGTGTGCAACAACCTGTTTTCACTGAATTATTTGGTGCAAGCTACCGCTATAGTGGCGCAGGCGTTGGGTATCAGGTAGCCAGTGTAATAGGCGGTGGATTTACGCCTTTTATTGCAGCGGCATTAGTGACTTACTCTAATGGTGTATGGCATAGCGTTGCCATATATCTGATGGGCGGCTGCTTATTATCAGCTTTGGTAGCATTAATGATGAAACCATCATCAGAAACACAAGAAACTAAAGCACACCAACCTAAGCTATCCGTACCTGAAGACACCATGGTATTGCCACAGCAAGCAGTAGAAAAAGCATAA
- a CDS encoding DUF3135 domain-containing protein: MRDLPDFDTLMWLAQNQPEKLDSLQQALSDELIAESDSNREQLRKVNHNLKQRLARCSNPYHRCLISIRMMRAKFASLASALENPESYRQQKAEVIPLKRKSI, encoded by the coding sequence ATGAGAGACTTACCAGATTTTGACACCTTAATGTGGCTGGCACAAAACCAGCCGGAAAAACTGGATTCATTGCAACAAGCGTTGAGTGATGAGTTGATTGCAGAATCAGACAGCAATCGTGAACAACTCCGTAAAGTAAATCATAACTTAAAACAACGCTTAGCTCGCTGCAGCAATCCATACCATCGTTGTCTAATAAGCATCCGAATGATGCGCGCCAAATTTGCTTCACTCGCCAGTGCATTAGAAAATCCTGAAAGCTACCGACAGCAAAAAGCCGAAGTTATTCCGTTAAAACGAAAATCCATCTGA
- a CDS encoding HD-GYP domain-containing protein, protein MGKSRFVSVQQLQVGNYVRLPVSWKDHPFLFSSFKLKQQAQIELIKKLGIDAVYVDLGRSDTEPLAAEQLKETPEQSAEELEKLQGQMEQYKKERIEILQRMRRDLQKTEEHFSRSLARMRNLIGKLRNRPLNAVNEAKELITDITEELLASDNLVLHLMSDDDKSDGIYFHSLNVAVLSMLMAKELGWARADIETVGLGALFHDIGKLKLPSQIIRKKEPLTTPEQNLYNQHPILGTDLLKLAQDFPQASAAVVTNHHELLDGSGFPRGLKADALSEPVQLAAVVNFYDSLCHPSNPQQARTPYAALGYLYKYSKGKFNQEYVGKIIKMLGIYPPGSVVELSSGQFGLVMSVNLDKILLPRILVYDPMVPKDQAPIVDLEAEGLSIVRCLSPAALAENIYKYLNPRERITYYFGSENKS, encoded by the coding sequence ATGGGTAAAAGCCGCTTTGTATCAGTCCAACAATTACAAGTTGGCAATTATGTACGATTACCAGTGTCATGGAAGGATCACCCCTTTTTATTCAGTAGCTTCAAACTGAAACAACAAGCACAAATTGAGCTGATTAAAAAGCTCGGTATTGACGCTGTATATGTAGATCTTGGTCGCAGTGATACTGAACCATTAGCTGCAGAACAGTTAAAGGAAACTCCCGAACAATCCGCGGAAGAACTGGAAAAGCTCCAGGGGCAAATGGAGCAGTACAAAAAAGAGCGCATCGAGATCTTGCAGCGTATGCGCAGAGATTTGCAAAAGACCGAAGAGCACTTTTCGCGTTCATTAGCACGCATGCGTAATTTGATTGGCAAATTGCGTAATCGGCCCCTAAATGCAGTAAATGAAGCGAAAGAGTTAATCACAGATATCACCGAGGAATTGCTCGCGTCAGACAATCTCGTCTTGCATCTAATGTCAGACGACGACAAAAGTGATGGCATCTATTTTCACTCGTTAAACGTCGCAGTTTTATCGATGTTAATGGCAAAGGAATTAGGATGGGCCCGAGCGGATATTGAAACGGTAGGGTTAGGCGCATTATTTCATGACATTGGTAAACTTAAGCTGCCAAGTCAGATAATCCGGAAAAAGGAACCGCTGACGACACCAGAACAAAATCTTTATAATCAGCATCCTATTTTGGGTACTGACCTACTGAAACTGGCGCAAGATTTCCCACAAGCGTCAGCAGCGGTTGTCACCAATCATCATGAACTTCTCGATGGCAGTGGTTTCCCACGTGGTTTAAAAGCGGATGCCTTAAGCGAACCGGTACAACTGGCTGCGGTAGTAAATTTTTACGATTCGCTATGTCATCCCAGTAATCCGCAACAAGCCAGAACCCCCTATGCAGCGCTGGGTTATCTCTATAAATATTCCAAGGGGAAATTCAATCAAGAATATGTCGGTAAGATTATCAAGATGCTTGGTATCTACCCACCCGGATCAGTGGTCGAATTATCATCAGGACAATTCGGGCTGGTGATGTCAGTCAACTTAGACAAGATCCTATTACCGAGAATTCTGGTATACGATCCAATGGTGCCGAAAGATCAGGCTCCTATCGTCGATTTGGAAGCAGAAGGTTTAAGTATTGTGCGTTGCCTATCCCCTGCGGCACTCGCTGAAAATATTTATAAATATTTAAACCCAAGGGAACGAATTACTTATTATTTTGGTTCTGAAAATAAAAGCTGA